In Silene latifolia isolate original U9 population chromosome X, ASM4854445v1, whole genome shotgun sequence, the following proteins share a genomic window:
- the LOC141617696 gene encoding uncharacterized protein LOC141617696 produces the protein MGLGEYDSVKDNVVIQSGESVSCGRLYKEVSMIIGDVNLPVNLFEFPMGGLEVIVGMDWLGIYKASIDCHQKKVTLWGPKGAKVSYRGFVVKPKFKAIAAITLKSYLRKGCPMILYHIWDSRSEEPIATEIPVEYEFVDFFREDIQGLPPKRDINFSVELK, from the coding sequence atgggtttgggggagtatgACTCTGTAAAAGATAATGTTGTCATACAGTCGGGGGAGTcggtatcttgtgggaggttatataaaGAAGTGTCTATGATTATTGGGGATGTTAATCTTCCGGTTAATTTGTTTGAGTTTCCTATGGGTGGGCttgaggtcatcgtcgggatggactggttgggtataTATAAAGCTAGTATAGACTGTCATCAGAAAAAGGTGACCTTGTGGGGTCCTAAGGGAGCTAAAGTATCTTACCgagggtttgttgtcaaaccaaAGTTCAAGGCTATTGCAGCTATAACCTTGAAATCTtacctgaggaaggggtgtcccaTGATCCTTTACCACATTTGGGACAGCCGATCGGAGGAACCTATAGCAACAGAGATACCGGTTGAGTATGAGTTCGTGGATTTCTTTCGAGAGGATATTCAAGGGTTACCGCCAAAAAGGGACATCAAttttagtgtggagttgaaatAG